The genomic DNA GGCGTAGGCACGACCACCGCGCCAACGCGGACGGAGCAGAGCGGCGGCGGAGGGTCGACAGCTCAGGCAGCGTGCTCGGCCGATGCTGCAACGCGTGCAACATGCAACGCCTTCTCTTCCGCCGAGAATACCTGGGAGCAACTATTTGCCCAGTCCGGCACACGGTTCGAGGCGCCCAAGCTCGTTTTCTACGGCGGTCGCGGGCAATCTGGATGCGGTGCCGCAATGTCTGCGATGGGTCCCTTCTACTGCCCGTCCGACCAAGGCATCTACATCGATACCAGCTTCTTTCAGGAGCTCGAGCAGAAGTACCGCGCCGCTGGCGACTTCGCGCAATACTATGTCGTGGCGCACGAGTTCGGTCATCACATCCAGACGCTGACTGGCGCTTCAGACCGGGTGCGGCAGGGGCAACGTGGCGCCAGCGAGGCTGAAGGTAACGCGCTGTCGGTGCGGCTCGAGCTTCAGGCGGATTGCTACGCCGGCGTTTGGGCGGCGCAAAATCGCAATCGGCTCGAGCCCGGCGACGTCGAGGAAGGCATGACCGCCGCCGCCGCAATCGGCGACGACAAGCTTCAGACTCAAGCTCAAGGTCGGGTGCAACCCGAAAGCTTTACCCACGGAACATCGGCGCAGCGCCAGACGTGGCTGCGTCGCGGGCTTGAGAGTGGTGATCCCGCCGTGTGTGATACGTTCAGCGGCGCAATCTGAGACAAAGGACGTCATGCCGGGCCGAAGCTCGGCATGACGCTCGATCACACCCGGACGAGCATCTTGCCCGTATTTCCACCGGTAAATAACCCAAGGAAAGCATCGGGCATCGCATCAAGACCGTCGTGGACCGTCTCCTCGCGCTGCAGCTTTCCTTCGGCGAGCCAGCCGCCCATGTCGCGATAGAATTCAGCCGCCCGCGCCATATAGTCGCTCACGATAAAGCCCTTGATCGCGATCCGCGCGCCGATCACCTTGGCAAGGTACTTCAGCGACTGCGGCTTGCCGTCATTATAGATGTCGATCATCCCGCAGATTGCAAAACGTGCATCCATTCTTGCGGCAAGAAGCGCGGCGTCGAGATGGTCGCCGCCGACGTTGTCGAAATAGACGTCGATGCCCTTCGGCGCCGCCTCGGCCAACGCTCGCACGACATCACCCGCCTTATAATCGACCACCGCGTCAGCACCCAGCGACTTGACCCAGGCGCACTTATCCGCGCCGCCGGCAGAGCCGATGACCGTCATGCCTTTCGCCTTTGCGATCTGCACCACCGTTGAGCCCACAGCCCCAGCTGCGGCCGAAACGAACACTATGTCCTCAGCCTTTGCATCGGCAACTTCCAATAGTCCGAAATACGCCGTCATACCTGGCATGCCGAACTGGCCAAGGAATGCCTCGTCCGGCACGCCGAGATCCGGCAGCTTCTGCACTTGGTCGCCCGGCACGACTGCCTCGTCACGCCAGCCGAGCATGTGCTGGACCTTGGTGCCGACCGGAACGGATGCGGCGCGACTCTCGACCACCTCGCCAATCGCGCCGCCCTGCATTGGCTCGCCGAGCGCAAAGGGAGGAACGTAGCTTTTCACATCGTTCATCCGGCCGCGCATGTACGGATCGACCGACAACCAACGGTTGGCGATGCGGACTTCACCCTCGCCAAGCGGCGCCGAATCAATCTCAACCAGTGCGAAATCGGAGCCGCGCGGCATCCCATGCGGACGTGATTTCAAGCTCCAGGCACGTGGCATTGCATCTCTCCTCAGTCTTGATTTTCGAGGATGAGGTCTGCCCCAGCTCTGGCGGAAACGCAAAGATCCTTGGGATCAACTGAACCCCGCACGATCGCATTTCTAAGATGAAGCCAGCCTCACCGGAGCACGTTGCATCACCTGTGAGAGCCCGCTACAGCCCATGCTCTCCGGTGGATCCGGGTTCGGGCGGGGCCGTAGCTCAGATGGGAGAGCGCTGCAATCGCACTGCAGAGGTCAAGGGTTCGATTCCCTTCGGCTCCACCACTCCCCGGACAATTATCCTGCCTCCAAGACGTGACTTTCTGTGCCGAGCATCGTTAAGTCGGTCATATGAGCGAAACGCTGCCCGATCCGATCCCCGCCGCCACCCTCATCATCCTTCGCGCTGCTGAATACGGCGCCCCCGAAGTGCTGATGGTGGAACGAGCGAAGGCGATGGTGTTTGCCGGTGGCGCGATGGTGTTTCCTGGTGGCCGGATCGATCCCGGCGATCATGTCTTGGCGGAACTGCTCGGCGGTGACGACGAGACCGCGGCGCGCATCGCAGCTATACGTGAGACGATCGAAGAGGCAGGACTACCAGTCGGGTTAGCTGAATTGCCGACCGCGGCAGCGCTTGCGACAATGCGCGCGGCTCTTCACGACGGTGAGCCATTTGCCGAAGCGCTCGCCACCGCCGGCGCTACGCTCGATATCGCGCAGCTCGCCCCTTGGGCACGCTGGCGGCCGGCGCATGCGCACATGCGGATCTTCGACACGCGCTTCTATCTCGCCGAGCTGCCGCAGAATGCACCGCGCGCGAGCGTCGATGAGACGGAGAATGTACGGCTGGTCTGGTCGACGGCGCAGCAAGTGCTGAACGACGCAGACGCCGGCAAGCTCGCGATCATTTACCCCACGCGCCGCAACCTCGAGCGACTGGCGCAGTTCGCCAGCTATTCGGAGGCGCTCGCACACGCGCGGGCCACGCCCGTTGTCATGGTCACGCCGTGGGCTGAGACCCGCGATGGGCACGAGCATCTCTGTATCCCGCAGGATGCAGGCTATCCGATCACGTCCGAAGCGATCTCGAGCGCAATGCGTGGCTGATGCGCCGACGTGACCGCGCCGCACGGCGCGTCCGACGAACGGTGCGCTGGGTCGTAGCGTTAGCGGTTGCCGCGCTGCTGGCGCTGGTGGGTTACGGCTGGGTTAGGCAGCACCCGCAGGATAATCCTTGGGCACCGTTGGACCTATCGCAGCCCGTCGGCATGTTTACCGGGCGGAAACTCGCCGCGCTCGGCAGTGATTTTCCAGGTTGCCGCGCATTGCTTGATCGGGCCGGAGTTAAATATACCGTGCTGCCCGAGCGCAGCGAAGGCGAGCGCTGCGGCTACG from Sphingomonas radiodurans includes the following:
- the ypfJ gene encoding KPN_02809 family neutral zinc metallopeptidase produces the protein MRLDDFDPNINVEDQRGQSFGGGGGGGGGGLLLGLLPMIGSRFGCGGIVVVLIIFAVFGGLGNLGGLIPGVGTTTAPTRTEQSGGGGSTAQAACSADAATRATCNAFSSAENTWEQLFAQSGTRFEAPKLVFYGGRGQSGCGAAMSAMGPFYCPSDQGIYIDTSFFQELEQKYRAAGDFAQYYVVAHEFGHHIQTLTGASDRVRQGQRGASEAEGNALSVRLELQADCYAGVWAAQNRNRLEPGDVEEGMTAAAAIGDDKLQTQAQGRVQPESFTHGTSAQRQTWLRRGLESGDPAVCDTFSGAI
- a CDS encoding NADP-dependent oxidoreductase, with the translated sequence MPRAWSLKSRPHGMPRGSDFALVEIDSAPLGEGEVRIANRWLSVDPYMRGRMNDVKSYVPPFALGEPMQGGAIGEVVESRAASVPVGTKVQHMLGWRDEAVVPGDQVQKLPDLGVPDEAFLGQFGMPGMTAYFGLLEVADAKAEDIVFVSAAAGAVGSTVVQIAKAKGMTVIGSAGGADKCAWVKSLGADAVVDYKAGDVVRALAEAAPKGIDVYFDNVGGDHLDAALLAARMDARFAICGMIDIYNDGKPQSLKYLAKVIGARIAIKGFIVSDYMARAAEFYRDMGGWLAEGKLQREETVHDGLDAMPDAFLGLFTGGNTGKMLVRV
- a CDS encoding NUDIX hydrolase, with translation MSETLPDPIPAATLIILRAAEYGAPEVLMVERAKAMVFAGGAMVFPGGRIDPGDHVLAELLGGDDETAARIAAIRETIEEAGLPVGLAELPTAAALATMRAALHDGEPFAEALATAGATLDIAQLAPWARWRPAHAHMRIFDTRFYLAELPQNAPRASVDETENVRLVWSTAQQVLNDADAGKLAIIYPTRRNLERLAQFASYSEALAHARATPVVMVTPWAETRDGHEHLCIPQDAGYPITSEAISSAMRG